The following are encoded in a window of Cryobacterium sp. CG_9.6 genomic DNA:
- a CDS encoding NAD(P)/FAD-dependent oxidoreductase, whose product MTVVPITELTTPTAAPDSGLDGIREHFDVVVIGAGPAGTAAALRAAELGASVAICEADRLGGTCVNTGCVPTRVLAKTARLLREIRTANAYGISVTERPIDWPAMVARVRDTMDRVRSMKSEATRFADAGVQLILEGRARFIDPFTIVLDSGRTISADAVIVCVGGHSRRLPVPGAELAVVPEHVLDLPEIPARLAVIGGGNTGAQLVTVFNSFGSAVTLLDVADRILTTSDESISHTVADAFATQGVDLRLGIQGVNALERNPDGSITLTWRQHGKDVSADFDAVIMATGWPADVDDLGLEYAGVVPSRSSIPVDLYFRSSVPHIFAVGDANGRDMLVQAAQSEGEAAAENAVLDANRRSPRSALPAGGFTDPDYAGVGLTEVEARRRDEFCVVTVVPYSQLDRAVIDDRELGFLKLISDRRRELILGAHATGENAVEVIQSVTTAMAAGIDVQTLANVRFAYPTYSAIIGLAARSLLAESVAGPVRRHTNAVIA is encoded by the coding sequence ATGACCGTTGTTCCAATTACCGAGCTCACTACGCCCACTGCGGCCCCAGACTCCGGTCTCGATGGCATTCGCGAGCATTTTGATGTCGTCGTCATCGGTGCAGGACCGGCGGGAACAGCCGCGGCCCTGCGCGCCGCCGAACTGGGCGCATCCGTAGCCATCTGTGAGGCCGACCGCCTCGGTGGCACATGCGTGAATACGGGCTGCGTACCCACCCGTGTCCTGGCCAAGACGGCGAGACTCCTGCGGGAAATTCGAACGGCCAACGCCTACGGCATCTCCGTCACCGAACGCCCCATCGACTGGCCCGCCATGGTTGCCCGGGTTCGAGACACCATGGACCGCGTGCGGTCCATGAAAAGCGAGGCAACACGGTTCGCTGATGCCGGTGTACAGCTCATTCTTGAGGGTCGCGCCCGCTTCATCGATCCCTTCACCATCGTTCTCGACAGTGGGCGAACGATTTCGGCAGACGCCGTTATCGTCTGCGTGGGCGGTCACTCCCGCCGACTTCCCGTGCCGGGAGCTGAACTAGCGGTCGTACCCGAACACGTGCTCGACCTACCGGAAATTCCCGCCCGGCTTGCTGTCATCGGCGGTGGGAACACCGGAGCGCAACTGGTAACCGTGTTCAATTCCTTTGGCTCGGCCGTGACCCTGCTCGACGTGGCTGACCGAATCCTCACCACCTCCGATGAGTCCATCTCGCACACGGTGGCAGATGCCTTCGCCACGCAGGGCGTCGATCTCCGACTGGGCATTCAGGGCGTCAATGCACTGGAGCGGAACCCCGACGGCTCCATCACGCTGACCTGGCGACAGCACGGAAAAGATGTCTCAGCCGATTTCGACGCGGTCATCATGGCAACCGGGTGGCCAGCAGATGTCGATGACCTGGGCCTCGAATATGCCGGCGTGGTTCCCAGCCGCTCATCCATCCCCGTGGACCTGTACTTTCGCAGTTCCGTGCCACACATCTTCGCTGTGGGCGATGCCAACGGCCGCGACATGTTGGTGCAGGCAGCGCAGTCCGAGGGCGAAGCGGCAGCCGAGAACGCCGTCCTCGACGCAAACCGACGCAGCCCCCGCAGCGCACTCCCCGCGGGTGGATTCACCGACCCCGACTATGCCGGTGTCGGCCTGACCGAGGTTGAGGCCCGACGTCGCGATGAATTCTGCGTGGTCACGGTGGTGCCGTACTCACAACTCGATCGCGCTGTGATTGACGACCGCGAGCTGGGATTTCTGAAACTCATCAGCGACCGCCGACGGGAACTCATTCTTGGCGCTCATGCGACGGGTGAGAATGCGGTCGAGGTCATTCAGTCCGTGACGACGGCGATGGCCGCGGGGATTGACGTGCAGACATTGGCCAACGTGCGTTTTGCGTATCCCACCTACAGCGCCATCATCGGTCTCGCGGCCCGCTCCCTGCTCGCCGAGTCCGTGGCGGGACCAGTACGTCGGCACACGAACGCGGTCATCGCCTAG
- a CDS encoding HNH endonuclease signature motif containing protein: METTGEPEEPPPAWPGDAERDAFLTSFVSPSDIEDFENFFDFEEGLSPEGARRAAAFDAEDRLRLAGATSCTEGTSGCEAREALPDAQLALAFLVLPSEAFSTGATASPAALIDRVVYFEKVIAWAQAGKATAVDDAVTRALANAETGKATGHDRWEAPYAAERAVTAEIACALRIPEGTACALIRDSRSLTHALPATLAALRAGQISERHVHRLIDHVSSLPALSQPEFEEALLPLAKTLTVAKFDLKARRLREALHPDTIAERRLTCLANRRVALFPGQDSMSTLWISAASDDLQAIFTRLTDTATSLQGTDELRNRAQLTADVAVDLLLTGVTETGLGAGISAHVNVTVPVLTLLGRSEEPGSLEGYGPIDPETARRLAGTATSFTRILTHPETGIVLSVSNEHFAVPAALKRYQQIRDETCRFPGCNRTARHSDLDHTIARQFGGPTTSTNLAHLCKPCHALKHNTNWTVTQTPNGNLHWTSPAGKHYATNPATRMPPPLTHPGTTPRKTPRKTTYTNPFNTPFNTPNPYDTNQNPTTNDPAPF, from the coding sequence ATGGAAACCACAGGTGAACCAGAGGAACCGCCCCCGGCGTGGCCGGGTGACGCGGAGCGTGATGCCTTTCTGACAAGTTTCGTCTCCCCCTCCGACATTGAGGATTTTGAGAACTTTTTTGATTTTGAGGAGGGGCTGAGTCCGGAGGGCGCGAGGCGGGCGGCGGCGTTTGACGCCGAGGACCGCCTCCGGTTGGCGGGGGCAACGTCCTGCACGGAGGGGACCTCGGGGTGTGAGGCGCGCGAAGCGCTGCCGGATGCGCAACTGGCGTTGGCGTTTTTGGTTCTGCCCAGTGAAGCCTTCAGTACCGGGGCGACGGCGAGCCCGGCGGCACTCATTGACCGGGTGGTCTATTTTGAGAAGGTCATCGCCTGGGCTCAGGCGGGCAAAGCCACCGCCGTGGACGACGCTGTCACCCGCGCACTCGCTAATGCCGAAACCGGTAAAGCCACCGGCCACGACCGGTGGGAAGCACCGTATGCAGCTGAACGTGCGGTGACGGCGGAGATCGCGTGCGCCCTGCGCATCCCAGAAGGCACCGCGTGCGCCCTCATCCGCGACAGTCGCAGCCTCACCCACGCCCTACCCGCCACCCTCGCCGCATTGCGGGCAGGCCAGATCAGTGAACGCCACGTGCACCGCCTGATCGATCACGTCTCCTCCCTGCCCGCACTGAGCCAGCCAGAATTCGAAGAGGCACTGCTGCCGCTAGCGAAAACATTGACGGTGGCAAAGTTTGACCTGAAAGCACGCCGCCTTCGAGAAGCCCTGCACCCCGACACCATCGCCGAACGCCGCCTGACGTGCCTGGCCAACCGGCGCGTGGCCCTCTTCCCCGGCCAAGACAGCATGTCCACCCTATGGATTTCGGCGGCGTCCGATGACCTCCAAGCCATCTTCACCCGCCTCACCGACACGGCCACCAGTTTGCAGGGCACCGACGAACTCCGAAACCGCGCCCAACTCACCGCCGACGTGGCCGTTGACCTGCTCCTCACCGGGGTCACCGAAACAGGCCTCGGCGCCGGCATCAGCGCCCACGTCAACGTCACCGTCCCGGTACTCACCCTGCTCGGCCGAAGCGAGGAACCCGGGTCCCTCGAAGGCTACGGACCCATCGACCCCGAAACCGCCCGCCGCCTCGCCGGCACCGCAACAAGCTTCACCCGCATCCTCACCCACCCCGAAACAGGCATCGTGCTCTCCGTCAGTAACGAACACTTCGCCGTCCCCGCCGCCCTAAAACGCTACCAACAGATCCGCGACGAAACCTGCCGCTTCCCCGGCTGCAACCGAACCGCCCGGCACAGCGACCTCGACCACACCATCGCCCGCCAATTCGGTGGCCCCACCACCAGCACCAACCTCGCCCACCTCTGCAAACCCTGCCACGCCCTCAAACACAACACCAACTGGACCGTCACCCAAACCCCCAACGGCAACCTCCACTGGACCTCCCCCGCCGGCAAACACTACGCCACCAACCCCGCCACCCGAATGCCACCCCCACTCACCCACCCCGGCACCACACCCCGAAAAACACCCCGAAAAACCACCTACACCAACCCCTTCAACACCCCCTTCAACACCCCCAACCCCTACGACACCAACCAAAACCCCACCACCAACGACCCCGCCCCCTTCTAG
- a CDS encoding DUF2079 domain-containing protein translates to MKEDLGLTVAAIGIVLAYRSRQPLGIWLAVWGVAWFGIASLIVLPMLNPDGHWAYAESMNLAAPSTSFFHPEKALTLVLLVVASGAIALRSPLVLVLLPTLAWRFLSDNSGYWGPTWQYSAVLMPILFCAVLDGITACRSGRTRWMRTYGRIAPALVVLAAVALLPQLPLAKLVSTQTQFSNSRNEAAHAALARVPDHAVVESDIGLMAYLVPRTTVYWVGNKNPLPEYLVVDLQSGSIPAEWSSVEDIARHIHPGVPFHTVFSRDGYQIAQRIDADH, encoded by the coding sequence GTGAAGGAGGACTTGGGCCTAACCGTGGCCGCAATCGGTATCGTGCTCGCCTACCGCAGCCGCCAACCCCTCGGAATTTGGCTGGCCGTGTGGGGTGTCGCGTGGTTCGGAATAGCCAGTCTGATCGTGCTCCCCATGCTCAACCCCGATGGCCATTGGGCCTATGCGGAAAGCATGAACCTTGCGGCCCCTTCGACGTCCTTTTTCCACCCCGAGAAAGCCCTGACCCTCGTCCTGCTCGTCGTGGCGTCCGGTGCAATCGCTCTCCGGTCTCCACTGGTTCTGGTTCTTTTGCCAACTCTGGCGTGGCGATTCCTCTCCGACAACTCTGGATATTGGGGTCCCACCTGGCAATACAGCGCCGTGCTCATGCCCATCCTGTTCTGCGCGGTTCTCGACGGAATCACAGCCTGTCGATCTGGCCGAACTCGATGGATGCGCACATACGGACGAATAGCACCAGCCCTTGTGGTCCTGGCCGCCGTCGCCCTTTTGCCCCAGCTACCACTTGCGAAACTCGTCAGCACGCAGACTCAATTCTCAAATAGTCGCAACGAAGCTGCACATGCTGCCCTCGCTCGTGTCCCTGATCACGCTGTGGTGGAATCCGACATCGGACTCATGGCATATCTGGTGCCCCGCACAACGGTGTACTGGGTGGGCAACAAGAATCCGCTTCCCGAGTACCTGGTCGTCGACCTGCAATCCGGAAGCATACCCGCAGAGTGGAGCTCTGTTGAGGACATCGCTCGGCACATCCACCCTGGAGTCCCTTTCCACACCGTCTTCTCCCGAGACGGTTACCAAATAGCACAACGAATCGATGCTGACCACTGA
- a CDS encoding IS3 family transposase (programmed frameshift), giving the protein MAAARRRFTQEFKDELCREVINTSKPIKDVATAYGVGPETLRNWLNKYREANGGTEADLTVSERARLKELEREVQELRAETAFLKKAKRLLRAGAAVVSKYEYIDSQNSEPTNRNSVVKMCLWLAVSTSGFYHWAIRPQSATAARREALIARIQHFFEESDGTYGYRRIHADLAAEQTECSPELVRQLMRQIGLVACQPRPFRITTEADAEAAANMPDLVKRDFTADRPGVKFVGDITYIHTWQGFIYLATVIDCYSKKVVGWSIADHMRTELVADALRNAAATTVIEADAIWHSDRGSVYTSAEFRALVSGLGMRSSMGRTGVCWDNSMAESFFSMLKNERVYRTAYATKSQARSDVIRYIEGFYNSRRRHSALGYRRPNEVHYGYQQPALAA; this is encoded by the exons ATGGCCGCAGCACGTAGGCGTTTCACCCAAGAGTTCAAAGACGAGCTGTGCCGCGAGGTGATCAATACCTCCAAACCGATCAAGGACGTCGCCACCGCATACGGCGTCGGGCCCGAGACGCTCCGGAACTGGCTCAACAAATACCGCGAGGCCAACGGCGGCACCGAAGCGGACCTGACAGTGTCGGAACGGGCCCGTCTGAAGGAACTCGAGCGGGAAGTTCAAGAGCTGCGGGCGGAGACCGCTTTCTTGAAAAAAGCCA AGCGCTTACTTCGCGCGGGAGCAGCGGTAGTGAGCAAGTACGAGTACATCGACTCCCAAAATTCTGAGCCCACCAACCGGAATTCGGTGGTGAAAATGTGCCTCTGGCTGGCCGTGTCAACGTCCGGTTTCTACCACTGGGCGATCCGGCCGCAGTCCGCGACCGCGGCCCGGCGAGAGGCCCTGATCGCGCGGATTCAACACTTCTTCGAGGAGTCCGACGGCACCTACGGATACCGCCGAATCCACGCCGACCTCGCCGCGGAGCAGACCGAGTGCTCGCCCGAGCTGGTGCGGCAGCTTATGCGCCAGATTGGCCTCGTAGCCTGCCAACCACGGCCTTTCCGCATCACTACCGAAGCCGATGCCGAAGCGGCCGCCAACATGCCCGACCTCGTCAAACGCGACTTCACCGCCGACCGCCCCGGGGTGAAGTTCGTCGGCGATATTACCTACATCCATACCTGGCAAGGATTCATCTATCTGGCCACCGTCATCGACTGCTATTCCAAGAAGGTTGTCGGCTGGTCCATCGCCGATCACATGCGCACCGAGCTCGTCGCCGACGCCCTCCGCAACGCCGCTGCGACGACCGTGATCGAGGCCGACGCGATCTGGCATTCCGACCGCGGCAGCGTCTATACCTCGGCCGAATTTCGGGCTCTCGTGTCCGGCCTGGGGATGCGTTCCTCCATGGGCCGCACCGGCGTGTGTTGGGACAACAGCATGGCGGAAAGTTTCTTCTCGATGCTCAAGAATGAGCGTGTTTATCGCACCGCTTACGCCACGAAATCACAAGCTCGCAGCGACGTCATTCGCTATATCGAAGGGTTTTACAACAGCCGACGCCGGCACTCCGCTCTCGGTTACCGACGGCCCAATGAAGTCCACTATGGTTATCAGCAGCCAGCATTGGCAGCGTAG
- a CDS encoding DUF2079 domain-containing protein gives MTTLSPAHVAAPAIAVRARSIGPAVMVGLITTAVYTVFSWFQWKTFVVPSWDLGIFTQLAKQYASLDAPIVAIKGDEFNLLGDHFHPLLVLLAPIYAAFPSAFTVMLVQNVLFGVAAGTIAFAAGHLLGHPAGVLFGLAFGFSWGLQGAMEVQFHEIAFAVPLLAFSLTAFLRRQWVACMVWAMP, from the coding sequence ATGACCACATTGTCGCCCGCGCATGTCGCAGCCCCGGCGATTGCCGTAAGGGCTCGGAGCATCGGTCCCGCCGTAATGGTCGGGCTCATTACGACCGCTGTTTACACGGTGTTCTCATGGTTTCAATGGAAGACTTTTGTGGTTCCATCATGGGATTTGGGAATCTTCACCCAACTCGCGAAACAGTACGCGTCACTAGACGCACCCATCGTCGCAATCAAGGGCGACGAATTCAATCTTCTCGGGGACCACTTTCACCCCCTACTCGTTTTACTCGCGCCGATCTATGCGGCGTTCCCGAGCGCCTTCACCGTGATGCTCGTGCAGAATGTGCTCTTTGGGGTCGCTGCAGGCACTATCGCTTTCGCGGCCGGCCACTTGCTGGGTCACCCTGCAGGAGTGCTGTTTGGGTTGGCTTTTGGATTCAGCTGGGGGCTCCAGGGTGCCATGGAGGTTCAGTTCCACGAGATCGCCTTCGCAGTTCCCCTCCTCGCATTCTCTCTGACCGCGTTTCTCCGTCGTCAGTGGGTTGCCTGCATGGTCTGGGCCATGCCCTGA
- a CDS encoding PDDEXK nuclease domain-containing protein codes for MRTSALALVWPSEHIVQQIAKDPYVFDVLALTDEAAECDMEQSLMERIVETPRELDAGFAVVSRYVYVDVGGDDFSLDVLFFHVVQLRYVVVDKLRFATHNPTVGIRICGSHNDNTVRYVLGQTDAPAFTASVFGHLVDELIESHKLVASGVSQLTRHP; via the coding sequence ATGCGGACCTCTGCCCTTGCCCTTGTCTGGCCGAGCGAGCACATTGTGCAGCAGATCGCGAAAGATCCCTACGTGTTCGACGTCCTCGCGCTGACCGATGAGGCCGCCGAGTGCGACATGGAACAGTCCCTGATGGAACGCATCGTTGAAACCCCGCGGGAACTCGACGCCGGCTTCGCAGTCGTCAGCCGATACGTGTACGTCGACGTGGGCGGCGACGACTTCTCCCTCGACGTGTTGTTCTTCCACGTCGTCCAGCTCCGCTACGTCGTCGTCGACAAGCTCCGGTTCGCTACCCACAATCCAACGGTCGGGATCCGCATCTGCGGCAGCCACAACGACAACACTGTCCGGTACGTCCTCGGTCAGACCGATGCCCCCGCGTTCACTGCGAGCGTGTTCGGACATCTGGTTGATGAACTCATTGAGTCTCACAAGCTCGTGGCTTCGGGTGTCTCGCAACTCACTCGCCATCCATGA
- a CDS encoding VOC family protein: MTIFPPLAHVALTVRDLEVSVPWYTELFEEQPVLDEDTGPFRHVVWMVSGTLVGLHQFPDSDVTMPFSERRAGLDHVAFGVADRSELEHWEKRLDQLGITHDSIKDAGYGSGLSFRDPDGLPLEFFAPPA; the protein is encoded by the coding sequence ATGACGATTTTCCCACCCCTCGCCCATGTGGCGCTCACGGTACGAGACCTCGAGGTGAGCGTCCCGTGGTACACGGAGTTGTTCGAGGAGCAACCAGTGCTCGATGAGGACACCGGACCCTTCCGCCACGTCGTCTGGATGGTGAGTGGCACTCTCGTCGGGCTGCACCAGTTCCCCGACTCGGACGTAACGATGCCGTTCAGCGAGCGTCGTGCGGGCTTGGATCACGTCGCATTCGGTGTTGCAGACCGGTCCGAGCTGGAGCATTGGGAGAAGCGCCTGGACCAGCTCGGTATCACCCACGACAGCATCAAAGACGCCGGATACGGATCAGGACTGTCCTTCCGCGATCCCGACGGGCTGCCCCTAGAGTTCTTCGCGCCGCCGGCCTGA
- the pdxH gene encoding pyridoxamine 5'-phosphate oxidase, with translation MESLTSHTDYGAVSLNESEVNPDPMVEFPLWLAAAEQAGLYEPNAMVVSTVDPDGRPSSRTVLLKGLDGSGFEFVTNYASRKGRALSVNPEVSLLFPWYSMQRQVIVYGTATPTDAATSDSYFAGRPRGSRVAAVASDQSRPVSSRARIEEQVRQVEERYPDDTDIPRPEDWGAFRVIPRAIEFWQGRTSRLHDRLRFTAGEPGSWTLERLQP, from the coding sequence ATGGAATCCCTAACGAGTCACACCGACTATGGCGCAGTGAGCCTGAACGAGTCCGAGGTCAACCCCGACCCGATGGTCGAGTTCCCCCTGTGGCTGGCTGCCGCGGAGCAGGCCGGGCTTTACGAGCCCAATGCCATGGTGGTCAGCACCGTTGACCCAGACGGCCGACCGAGCAGCCGAACCGTGCTGCTCAAGGGGCTCGACGGCAGCGGCTTCGAATTCGTCACCAACTATGCGTCCCGCAAAGGCCGGGCGTTGAGTGTCAACCCGGAGGTCTCGCTGCTGTTTCCCTGGTATTCCATGCAACGCCAAGTGATTGTCTACGGCACGGCCACTCCCACGGATGCCGCCACCAGCGACTCCTATTTTGCCGGCCGACCGAGGGGGTCGCGCGTTGCCGCGGTCGCCAGCGACCAGTCCCGACCCGTCTCAAGCCGCGCCCGGATCGAGGAACAGGTTCGCCAGGTGGAAGAGCGTTATCCGGACGACACGGATATTCCCCGGCCCGAGGACTGGGGCGCGTTCCGTGTGATTCCACGCGCGATCGAGTTCTGGCAGGGCCGCACATCCCGACTCCACGACCGCCTACGGTTCACGGCCGGTGAACCTGGTTCCTGGACGCTGGAACGGCTCCAGCCGTAA
- a CDS encoding SRPBCC family protein codes for MSETSTLSHQESVIIEASASFLYDLLSDITRTGEWSPVCTSCWWDDEAEAGRVGAWFTGHNELPHRTWETRSEVVTAEQGREFAWVVGGSFVRWGFSFTAVETGTILTESWEFLPDGIAMFEDKFGDDAHAQITDRTQQALDGIPKTLAAIKRIAEVSTDARAQTQS; via the coding sequence ATGAGTGAGACAAGCACCCTCAGCCACCAAGAGTCCGTCATCATCGAGGCGTCGGCTTCGTTTCTCTACGACCTGCTCTCCGACATCACCCGTACCGGCGAGTGGAGCCCGGTCTGCACGTCATGCTGGTGGGACGACGAGGCCGAGGCCGGTCGGGTCGGTGCCTGGTTCACCGGGCACAACGAGCTCCCGCATCGGACCTGGGAGACCCGGTCTGAGGTCGTGACTGCAGAGCAGGGTCGCGAGTTCGCCTGGGTGGTGGGCGGCAGCTTCGTCCGCTGGGGCTTCAGCTTCACCGCCGTCGAGACCGGGACGATACTCACCGAGTCTTGGGAATTCCTGCCGGACGGGATCGCCATGTTCGAGGACAAGTTCGGCGACGACGCCCACGCTCAAATCACCGACCGCACCCAGCAAGCCCTCGATGGCATCCCGAAAACCCTCGCCGCGATCAAACGGATCGCCGAGGTCTCCACCGACGCACGGGCACAGACCCAGTCATGA
- a CDS encoding IS110 family transposase, translating into MTVATSEPPQFTIAVQPLRTIFAGVDTHKDTHYVAIVDDHGQPIADREFLAVGSGYRKIIEFLHAYGIVEAVGVEGTGSYGAELARVLANAGMRVVEVTRANRAERRLRGKSDPLDAHQAAMSVLAGRGLSTPKQRDGDVESMRVLLAERSSATKARTASINQIHALLVSAPEAIRQDFRRYDGNKLTVALARTRPTPGTTPELILRASAKRLAQRHQVLTADIALIDSQLGQLASRQNPALMAASGVGPFVAAHLLATAGDNPDRISTKAQFAALCGVAPIPASSGKRQRFRLSRGGDRQANAALHRIVLLRKRHKEPRTMAYIARRTAEGLSDRDIVRCLKRHVANEIFALLTKNHAVPLPGGPRLRQRRQTLGIVLTDAAKQLNVPYQRLRRLEIGQRADTDLETTFSAWLDDQSRQAKPTPKAA; encoded by the coding sequence ATGACAGTTGCAACTAGTGAACCGCCACAATTCACCATCGCGGTCCAGCCTCTACGAACCATCTTCGCCGGGGTTGATACCCACAAAGACACGCACTATGTCGCTATCGTTGACGACCACGGACAACCGATCGCCGACCGGGAATTCCTCGCAGTCGGGAGCGGCTATCGCAAAATCATCGAGTTCCTCCACGCCTACGGCATCGTCGAAGCCGTTGGCGTCGAAGGAACCGGTTCCTACGGTGCGGAACTTGCCCGCGTTTTGGCGAATGCCGGAATGCGCGTGGTTGAGGTCACTCGCGCCAACCGTGCCGAGCGTCGGTTGCGCGGCAAATCCGATCCCCTCGACGCCCACCAAGCGGCGATGTCGGTTCTCGCTGGGCGAGGGTTATCAACCCCGAAACAACGCGATGGCGACGTCGAGTCGATGCGGGTCTTACTTGCGGAACGCTCCTCTGCCACCAAGGCGCGCACGGCCAGCATCAATCAGATCCATGCCCTGTTGGTGAGCGCACCCGAGGCCATCCGGCAAGATTTTCGCCGATACGACGGCAACAAACTCACGGTTGCGCTCGCGCGCACACGACCCACACCGGGCACCACTCCGGAGCTGATCCTACGGGCATCAGCGAAACGCCTCGCGCAACGCCATCAGGTCCTGACAGCGGATATTGCTCTTATCGACAGCCAACTTGGCCAACTCGCCAGCCGGCAGAATCCGGCTCTCATGGCCGCAAGCGGCGTGGGCCCGTTTGTTGCCGCACACCTGCTCGCCACTGCCGGCGACAACCCAGACCGCATCTCCACCAAGGCCCAGTTTGCTGCTCTGTGCGGCGTCGCACCTATTCCGGCATCTTCGGGAAAACGGCAACGTTTCCGTCTCTCGCGCGGTGGCGACCGGCAAGCCAACGCTGCCCTGCACCGTATTGTCCTGCTCCGCAAACGCCACAAGGAACCTCGGACTATGGCCTACATCGCCCGACGCACCGCTGAAGGCCTTTCCGACCGCGACATCGTCCGCTGCCTCAAACGCCACGTCGCCAACGAAATATTTGCATTGCTCACCAAAAACCACGCTGTCCCTCTGCCCGGTGGACCACGGCTGCGGCAACGCCGCCAAACACTCGGCATCGTCCTCACTGACGCGGCCAAACAGCTCAACGTCCCCTACCAGCGCTTACGTCGACTCGAAATAGGACAACGCGCTGACACCGACCTGGAAACCACCTTCAGCGCCTGGCTCGACGACCAATCCCGACAAGCGAAACCCACCCCAAAGGCCGCTTGA
- a CDS encoding IS256 family transposase has product MALDQSALLELLSELKDTHLTDRIRLATQTLYQELIDAEATARIGADRFERNTDRTTQRNGTRPRLLSTTAGDLNLKIPKLRQGSFFPALLEQRRRVDQALFAVVMEAYLHGVSTRKVDDLVKALGADTGISKSEVSRICADLDGEVAAFRDRDLGETGYPYVFLDATYCKARVNHRVISQAMVVAIGVASDGRREVLGFDVGDSENEAFWTSFLRSLRARGLGGVKLVISDAHTGLKKAISTVFQGTSWQRCRVHFMRNVLSIVPRASQEVVASMIRTIFAQPDAKHVQAQFDEVIRVLTPTHSKVAQMLLDAREDILAFCGFPPKHWRQIWSTNPIERVNKEIKRRTDVVGVFPNPAALLRLAGAVLVEQHDEWEAGSRRYLSEASMSQLDAFNIALTDTDAGTLTGVIHIPELTKA; this is encoded by the coding sequence ATGGCTCTAGACCAGTCTGCCCTGCTTGAGCTCCTCTCGGAGCTCAAAGACACGCATCTCACCGATCGAATCCGTTTGGCGACCCAAACGCTCTACCAAGAACTCATCGACGCGGAGGCGACCGCGCGCATCGGCGCCGACCGATTCGAGCGCAACACCGACCGCACCACCCAGCGCAACGGCACCCGGCCGCGGCTGCTGTCGACGACGGCCGGGGACCTGAACCTCAAGATCCCCAAGCTTCGCCAAGGCTCGTTCTTCCCTGCTCTGCTCGAGCAGCGCCGCCGCGTCGACCAAGCCCTGTTCGCCGTCGTCATGGAGGCCTACCTGCACGGCGTCTCCACCCGGAAGGTCGACGACCTGGTCAAGGCCCTCGGCGCCGACACCGGCATCTCCAAGTCGGAAGTGTCCCGGATTTGCGCCGATCTCGACGGTGAAGTCGCCGCGTTCCGAGACCGGGATCTAGGTGAGACCGGGTATCCGTATGTGTTCCTCGACGCCACCTACTGCAAGGCAAGGGTGAACCACCGCGTCATCTCCCAAGCCATGGTCGTCGCCATCGGCGTCGCCTCCGACGGACGCCGCGAAGTCCTCGGTTTCGACGTGGGTGACAGCGAGAACGAGGCGTTCTGGACCAGCTTCCTGCGCTCGCTCCGCGCCCGAGGTTTGGGCGGGGTGAAGCTCGTCATCTCCGACGCCCACACCGGTTTGAAGAAGGCGATCAGCACCGTTTTCCAAGGCACCAGCTGGCAAAGATGCCGAGTGCACTTTATGAGAAACGTGCTCTCTATCGTGCCGCGAGCCAGCCAAGAAGTGGTCGCGTCGATGATCCGCACCATCTTCGCCCAACCCGACGCGAAGCACGTTCAGGCGCAGTTCGACGAGGTCATCCGGGTGCTCACCCCCACCCACTCCAAGGTCGCTCAGATGCTCCTGGACGCCCGCGAGGACATCCTGGCGTTCTGCGGGTTCCCGCCCAAGCACTGGCGTCAGATCTGGTCCACCAACCCGATCGAACGAGTGAACAAGGAGATCAAACGACGCACCGACGTCGTCGGCGTGTTCCCGAACCCTGCCGCTCTGCTCCGCCTCGCCGGAGCGGTCCTCGTCGAGCAGCACGACGAGTGGGAGGCCGGGTCACGCCGCTACCTCTCCGAGGCCTCCATGAGCCAGCTGGACGCTTTCAACATCGCTCTCACCGACACCGACGCGGGCACGCTCACCGGGGTGATTCACATCCCCGAACTCACTAAGGCATAA